Proteins from a genomic interval of Rhizobium etli CFN 42:
- a CDS encoding ABC transporter permease, translating to MSIFEAILLTVITASTPLVIAALGELVTERSGVLNLGVEGMMIMGAVAAFAGAQTSGSPYVGIICGIAAGALFSLLFAFLTLTLVANQVATGLALTLLGLGASGMLGEPYVSVPGIRLEEIVVPILSDIPVIGHVLFRQDLIFYLSIALVIGVSWFLFRSRAGLKLRAIGDSHTSAHALGIGVIRTRYLAVMFGGACAGLAGAQLSLVYTPQWAENMSAGRGWITLALVVFASWRPWRVFAGGYLFGAVTILQLHAQAFGLGIPSQFLSMLPYAATIVVLIIISHNRRTTMINTPASLGKAFVPER from the coding sequence ATGAGCATTTTCGAAGCCATTCTGCTGACGGTGATCACCGCCTCGACGCCGCTTGTCATCGCCGCGCTCGGCGAACTGGTGACGGAGCGCTCCGGCGTTCTCAATCTCGGCGTCGAAGGCATGATGATCATGGGCGCGGTTGCCGCTTTTGCCGGAGCGCAGACGTCGGGCTCGCCCTATGTCGGGATCATCTGCGGCATAGCGGCGGGTGCGCTGTTCTCGCTGCTGTTCGCCTTCCTGACGCTGACGCTGGTGGCCAACCAGGTGGCGACGGGACTGGCGCTTACGCTTCTCGGCCTCGGCGCATCCGGCATGCTCGGGGAGCCCTATGTCAGCGTTCCCGGAATTCGCCTCGAAGAGATCGTCGTTCCGATCCTGTCGGATATTCCCGTCATCGGCCATGTTCTGTTCAGGCAGGATCTGATCTTCTACCTGTCGATTGCGCTTGTGATCGGCGTCAGCTGGTTCTTGTTCCGCAGCCGGGCCGGGCTGAAGCTGAGAGCAATCGGCGACAGTCATACGTCGGCGCATGCGCTCGGCATCGGTGTCATCCGCACGCGCTACTTGGCGGTGATGTTCGGCGGCGCCTGCGCCGGTCTTGCCGGAGCGCAGCTCTCGCTCGTCTATACGCCGCAATGGGCGGAGAACATGTCGGCCGGCCGCGGCTGGATCACCCTGGCGCTTGTCGTTTTCGCTTCCTGGCGGCCATGGCGGGTTTTTGCCGGCGGGTATCTCTTCGGTGCGGTCACCATCCTGCAGCTGCACGCGCAGGCCTTCGGCCTCGGCATTCCCTCTCAGTTTCTGTCGATGCTGCCCTATGCCGCGACTATTGTGGTTCTCATCATCATTTCTCATAATCGGCGCACGACGATGATCAACACGCCGGCATCGCTTGGAAAAGCTTTCGTGCCGGAGCGATAA
- the ytfR gene encoding galactofuranose ABC transporter, ATP-binding protein YtfR, translating into MVHNNENILAASAISKFFPGAVALDKVDFTLRRGEVHALLGENGAGKSTLIKCITGAYHRDGGSLVLDGQEINPANTLAAQKLGIGTVYQEVNLLTNLSVAENLFLGRQPRRFGMTDVRAMNRKARELLAGYGIDIDVTAELGRFSVAVQQVVAIARAVDLSGKVLILDEPTASLDNQEVALLFRIIEGLKKRGLGIVFITHFLEQVYAISDRITVLRNGKLVGTRNAAELPRQGLIAMMLGRELAQAEETVGERSIPAGEVRYRFSGYGKRGKVKPFDLDVRAGEVVGVAGLLGSGRTETAELLFGVEHADSGSATIDGQPVTLSSPRAAIGKGFGFCPEDRKTDGIVGDLSIRENIALALQARRGWTRPLSRAEQNALADRYIKALDIRTTDREKPIRLLSGGNQQKAILARWLATNPKFLILDEPTRGIDVGAHAEIIRLIEQLCAEGMSLIVISSELEELVAYSSRVIVLRDRQHIAELTGERITAAGIVDAIAAAEHKKEDA; encoded by the coding sequence ATGGTTCACAATAACGAGAATATTCTCGCAGCCTCGGCCATATCCAAGTTTTTTCCCGGCGCCGTCGCCTTGGACAAGGTTGATTTCACGCTGCGCCGCGGTGAGGTTCATGCGCTTCTCGGCGAAAACGGCGCCGGAAAATCGACGCTGATCAAATGCATCACCGGCGCCTATCATCGTGACGGTGGCAGTCTGGTGCTCGATGGCCAAGAAATTAATCCAGCCAATACGCTCGCCGCCCAGAAGCTGGGTATCGGCACCGTCTATCAGGAGGTCAACCTCCTCACCAATCTGAGTGTCGCCGAAAACCTCTTTCTCGGACGCCAGCCAAGGCGTTTCGGCATGACCGACGTGCGCGCGATGAACCGCAAGGCCCGCGAACTGCTCGCCGGCTACGGCATCGATATTGACGTCACCGCCGAACTCGGACGCTTCTCCGTCGCCGTCCAGCAGGTCGTCGCCATCGCCCGTGCTGTCGATCTCTCCGGCAAGGTGCTGATATTGGACGAGCCGACGGCCAGCCTCGACAACCAGGAAGTCGCGCTGCTCTTCCGGATCATCGAGGGCCTGAAGAAGCGCGGGCTCGGCATCGTCTTCATCACCCATTTCCTCGAGCAGGTGTATGCGATCAGCGACCGCATCACCGTGCTGCGCAACGGGAAGCTCGTCGGCACCCGCAACGCAGCCGAGCTGCCGCGCCAGGGCCTGATCGCCATGATGCTCGGCCGCGAACTCGCCCAGGCCGAAGAGACGGTCGGGGAACGCAGCATTCCAGCCGGCGAGGTCCGGTATCGTTTTTCCGGCTACGGCAAACGCGGCAAGGTCAAGCCCTTCGATCTCGATGTGCGGGCCGGCGAGGTGGTTGGCGTTGCCGGGCTGCTCGGATCCGGGCGCACCGAAACCGCCGAATTGCTCTTCGGCGTCGAACATGCCGATAGCGGCAGTGCGACGATCGATGGCCAGCCCGTCACCCTTTCCAGCCCGCGCGCTGCAATCGGAAAAGGTTTCGGCTTCTGCCCTGAGGACCGCAAGACAGATGGCATCGTCGGCGACCTGTCGATCAGGGAAAATATCGCGCTGGCGCTGCAGGCTCGCCGCGGCTGGACCCGACCGCTGTCGCGCGCCGAGCAGAATGCGCTCGCCGACCGCTATATAAAGGCGCTCGACATCCGCACCACCGACCGTGAAAAGCCGATCCGGCTGCTCTCCGGCGGCAACCAGCAGAAGGCGATCCTCGCCCGCTGGCTGGCAACCAATCCCAAGTTTCTCATCCTCGATGAGCCAACCCGCGGCATCGATGTCGGCGCCCATGCCGAGATCATCCGGCTCATCGAACAGCTCTGCGCCGAAGGCATGTCACTAATCGTAATTTCCTCGGAACTTGAAGAGCTTGTCGCCTATAGTTCACGCGTCATCGTGCTTCGCGACAGGCAGCATATCGCCGAACTCACGGGCGAGCGCATCACCGCAGCCGGTATCGTCGATGCGATCGCCGCCGCCGAGCACAAGAAGGAGGATGCATGA
- the ytfQ gene encoding galactofuranose ABC transporter, galactofuranose-binding protein YtfQ: protein MKLKTALLSATILAACMFGSASAGGLTVGFSQIGSESGWRAAETTVTKEQAKKRGIDLKFADAQQKQENQIKALRSFIAQGVDAILIAPVVETGWDDVLKEAKEAKIPVILLDRTIKAPDDLYLTAVTSDLVHEGKVAGDFLVKTVGDKKCNVVELQGTTGSSPAIARKKGFEEALAGHDNLKIVRSQTGDFTRTKGKEVMESFLKAENGGKDICALYAHNDDMAVGAIQAIKEAGLKPGKDILVVSIDAVPDIFKAMSEGESNATVELTPNMAGPAFDALDAYLKDKKAPPKWIQTESKLYTPSDDPMKVYEEKKGQGY, encoded by the coding sequence ATGAAATTGAAGACTGCACTTTTGAGTGCCACGATTTTGGCTGCCTGCATGTTCGGTTCGGCTTCGGCCGGCGGCTTGACCGTCGGCTTCTCGCAGATCGGTTCGGAATCGGGCTGGCGTGCGGCTGAAACGACCGTGACCAAGGAGCAGGCCAAGAAGCGCGGCATCGATCTGAAGTTTGCCGATGCGCAGCAGAAGCAGGAAAATCAGATCAAGGCTTTGCGCTCCTTCATCGCTCAGGGCGTCGATGCCATTCTTATCGCTCCGGTCGTCGAAACCGGCTGGGACGACGTTCTGAAGGAAGCCAAGGAAGCCAAGATCCCGGTCATTCTTCTCGACCGCACCATCAAGGCTCCCGACGATCTCTACCTGACGGCTGTTACGTCGGACCTCGTTCATGAAGGCAAAGTCGCAGGCGACTTCCTGGTGAAGACCGTCGGCGATAAGAAGTGCAACGTCGTCGAGCTGCAGGGCACGACCGGTTCGTCGCCGGCGATCGCCCGCAAGAAGGGCTTCGAAGAGGCTCTTGCTGGCCACGATAACCTCAAGATCGTTCGCAGCCAGACCGGTGACTTCACCCGCACCAAGGGCAAGGAAGTCATGGAAAGCTTCCTGAAGGCCGAGAATGGCGGCAAGGATATCTGCGCTCTCTATGCTCATAACGACGACATGGCCGTCGGCGCCATCCAAGCGATCAAGGAAGCCGGCCTGAAGCCCGGCAAGGATATCCTCGTCGTCTCCATCGACGCCGTGCCTGATATCTTCAAGGCAATGTCCGAAGGCGAGTCCAATGCCACTGTCGAGCTGACGCCGAACATGGCTGGTCCGGCCTTCGACGCACTCGATGCCTACCTGAAGGACAAGAAGGCTCCGCCGAAGTGGATCCAGACCGAGTCCAAGCTCTACACGCCTTCCGACGACCCGATGAAGGTCTACGAAGAGAAGAAGGGCCAGGGCTACTGA
- a CDS encoding ABC transporter permease — MKSSRNALAYRLAPQLIALVVILLLNFITSPQFFNVVVQNGRLYGSLIDVLNRGAPVALLAIGMTLVIATKGIDLSVGAVIAICGAVAASSIVSGNSVAYTILLTLMIGLACGVWNGFLVAILNIQPIIATLVLMVAGRGIAQLITEGAILTFNDDGLIFFGSGSMALLPMPVVIWLLVGLLVILLVRRTALGMLLEAVGINRRASTLSGIQTPVLLMAVYMLSGLCASIAGIIVAADIKGADANNAGLWLELDAILAVVVGGNSLLGGRFSIVGSLIGAMIIQAVNTGILSSGFPPEFNLIIKAVIIIVILVIQSPAVQSLAIFASRRQGGRE; from the coding sequence ATGAAGTCCTCTCGCAATGCGCTGGCCTATCGCCTGGCTCCGCAATTGATCGCGCTCGTTGTCATTCTCCTGTTGAATTTCATAACGTCGCCGCAGTTTTTTAATGTTGTTGTTCAAAATGGACGCCTGTACGGCAGCCTGATCGACGTGCTCAATCGCGGCGCGCCGGTGGCTTTATTGGCGATCGGCATGACGCTGGTGATTGCCACCAAGGGCATCGATCTTTCCGTCGGCGCGGTCATCGCCATTTGTGGTGCCGTTGCCGCATCCTCGATTGTTTCGGGAAATTCAGTCGCTTATACGATTCTCCTGACGTTGATGATCGGGCTTGCCTGCGGCGTTTGGAACGGCTTCCTGGTGGCAATCCTTAACATCCAGCCGATCATTGCAACGCTGGTGCTGATGGTGGCCGGGCGCGGCATCGCCCAGCTCATCACCGAAGGCGCCATCCTGACCTTCAACGATGACGGTTTGATCTTCTTCGGCAGCGGCTCCATGGCGCTCCTGCCGATGCCGGTCGTCATCTGGCTGCTCGTCGGCCTGCTCGTCATCCTGCTCGTTCGCCGCACGGCGCTCGGCATGCTGCTCGAGGCTGTCGGCATAAACCGCCGTGCCAGCACGCTCTCCGGCATCCAAACGCCGGTGCTGCTGATGGCCGTCTATATGCTGAGCGGGCTCTGCGCCTCGATCGCGGGCATCATCGTCGCGGCCGACATCAAGGGCGCCGATGCCAATAATGCCGGTCTCTGGCTGGAGCTTGATGCCATCCTCGCCGTCGTCGTCGGCGGTAATTCGCTGCTCGGCGGGCGGTTCAGCATTGTCGGTTCGCTGATCGGCGCGATGATCATCCAGGCGGTCAACACCGGCATCCTGTCCTCCGGATTTCCGCCTGAGTTCAACCTGATCATCAAGGCGGTCATCATTATCGTGATCCTCGTCATCCAGTCGCCGGCGGTGCAATCGCTCGCCATCTTCGCCAGCCGCCGGCAGGGCGGAAGGGAGTAG
- the yjfF gene encoding galactofuranose ABC transporter, permease protein YjfF yields MNSKYLPLLATIVIFVLAYAGCTLQYPNMLSTRVIGNLLTDNAFLGIAAVGMTFVIISGGIDLSIGSIIAFTGVFLAVILQNTSIHPLLAFALVLVITTAFGAIMGAIIHYLEMPAFIVTLAGMFLARGIAFVLSIDSIPINHDYYSTLTSLYWRLPGGGRLTLIGAVMLLVFAAGIFIAHRTRFGTNVYALGGGPQTARLMGVPVGRTTIQIYALSGFLAGLSGIVFSLYTSAGYSLAAVGVELDAIAAVVIGGTLLTGGAGFVAGTLIGILIQGLIQTYITFDGTLSSWWTKILIGLLLFAFILMQKAILFLSSLNKRYA; encoded by the coding sequence ATGAACTCCAAATATCTGCCGCTGCTTGCGACCATCGTGATCTTCGTGCTCGCCTATGCCGGCTGCACGCTGCAATATCCGAACATGCTATCGACGCGCGTCATCGGCAATCTTCTGACGGATAATGCCTTTCTCGGCATTGCAGCCGTCGGCATGACCTTCGTCATCATCTCCGGCGGCATCGACCTGTCGATTGGTTCGATCATCGCCTTCACCGGCGTCTTCCTCGCGGTGATCCTGCAGAACACCTCGATCCATCCGCTTCTTGCTTTCGCGCTCGTTCTCGTCATCACCACCGCCTTCGGCGCCATCATGGGCGCGATCATCCACTATCTCGAAATGCCGGCCTTCATCGTCACACTTGCCGGCATGTTTCTGGCGCGCGGTATTGCCTTCGTGCTCTCGATCGACAGCATTCCGATCAACCACGACTATTATTCGACGCTGACGAGCCTCTACTGGCGGCTGCCCGGAGGCGGACGGCTGACGCTGATCGGCGCCGTCATGCTTCTGGTTTTTGCCGCCGGTATCTTCATCGCTCACCGCACCCGCTTCGGCACCAATGTTTATGCTCTCGGCGGGGGGCCGCAGACGGCGCGGCTGATGGGCGTGCCGGTCGGCCGCACGACGATCCAGATCTATGCACTGTCGGGTTTTCTCGCCGGTCTATCCGGAATCGTTTTTTCGCTGTACACATCTGCAGGATATTCTCTTGCTGCAGTCGGCGTCGAACTTGACGCCATCGCTGCAGTGGTCATTGGGGGGACGCTGCTGACCGGAGGAGCGGGCTTCGTGGCGGGAACCTTGATCGGGATTCTGATCCAGGGGCTCATTCAGACCTACATCACCTTCGACGGCACACTGTCGAGCTGGTGGACGAAGATTCTGATCGGCCTGCTGCTGTTTGCATTCATCCTGATGCAGAAAGCGATCCTGTTCCTTTCCAGCCTGAACAAGAGGTATGCCTGA
- a CDS encoding FadR/GntR family transcriptional regulator, with translation MRSKFIETRKTGRRTRTSHAQVVDELGKAIVAGTYPVGSILPGDTELAQRFKVSRTVLRETMKTLAAKGMVVAKARVGTRVTEKNLWNMFDSEIIAWHFDNGVTEEFLLQLYDIRLAVEPFAAGLVAERASAEEIETLRELALEMAASGHTADSLALADLRFHLAIAEASHNPFMRTLGSLIEAALVGMFRISTPPSENGFANIADTHMRIVDAIVSGDSAAARRAMEVVIVDGRDHVHEAFAAHGSPVVLGPISPAI, from the coding sequence TTGCGCAGCAAATTCATCGAGACACGCAAGACAGGGCGCCGAACCCGTACGAGCCATGCACAGGTGGTTGACGAGCTCGGCAAGGCAATCGTCGCGGGCACCTATCCGGTCGGCTCGATCCTGCCGGGCGATACGGAACTGGCGCAACGCTTCAAAGTATCGCGCACCGTTCTGCGTGAAACGATGAAGACGCTCGCCGCCAAGGGCATGGTCGTCGCCAAGGCGCGGGTCGGCACGCGTGTGACCGAAAAGAACCTCTGGAACATGTTCGACAGCGAAATAATCGCCTGGCACTTTGACAATGGCGTGACGGAAGAATTCCTGCTGCAGCTTTACGATATCCGCCTTGCCGTTGAACCCTTCGCCGCTGGTCTGGTCGCCGAGCGCGCCAGCGCCGAGGAAATTGAGACGCTGCGCGAACTGGCGCTGGAAATGGCGGCGAGCGGGCATACGGCCGATAGCCTGGCGCTCGCCGATCTGCGCTTTCACCTGGCTATCGCCGAAGCCTCGCACAATCCCTTCATGCGCACCCTTGGCAGCCTCATCGAAGCGGCTCTGGTCGGCATGTTCCGCATCAGCACGCCACCTTCCGAAAACGGCTTCGCCAATATCGCCGACACCCATATGCGCATCGTCGATGCCATCGTTTCCGGCGACAGCGCCGCGGCGCGCCGTGCAATGGAGGTCGTCATCGTGGATGGCCGCGATCACGTGCACGAGGCCTTCGCGGCCCACGGCTCTCCTGTCGTCCTGGGGCCGATTTCGCCCGCGATCTAA
- a CDS encoding BMP family ABC transporter substrate-binding protein, translating into MKKFALTLAASAAAIIGVASAAQAADKTKVCFVYVGSHTDGGYSQAHDLGRQQVQAEFGDKIETPYLENVPEGPDAERAIERLARSGCKLIFTTSFGFMDATVKVAAKFPKVKFEHGTGYKTGPNLATYNSRFYEGRYILGQIAAKTSKNHGAAYIASFPIPEVVMGINSFEQGARSVDPSFKLKVIWVNTWFDPGKEADAAKAMVDQGVDVLTQHTDTTAPMQVAEERGIHAFGQASDMIAAGPKAQLTAIVDTWGTYYSKRVHALLDGTWKSEQSWDGLKDGILKMAPYTNMPDDVKKMAEETEAKIKSGELHPFTGPINKQDGTPWLKAGEKADDGTLLGMNFYVEGVDDKLPAQ; encoded by the coding sequence ATGAAGAAGTTCGCACTCACACTTGCCGCTTCAGCAGCCGCCATTATCGGCGTCGCCTCAGCCGCTCAGGCCGCCGACAAGACGAAGGTCTGCTTCGTCTATGTCGGTTCGCACACCGACGGCGGCTATTCGCAGGCCCACGATCTCGGCCGTCAGCAGGTGCAGGCTGAATTCGGCGACAAGATCGAAACGCCTTATCTCGAAAACGTGCCGGAAGGCCCGGATGCCGAGCGCGCCATCGAGCGCCTCGCCCGTTCCGGCTGCAAGCTCATCTTCACCACCTCCTTCGGCTTCATGGATGCGACCGTGAAGGTTGCCGCCAAGTTCCCGAAGGTCAAATTCGAGCACGGCACCGGCTACAAGACCGGCCCCAACCTCGCCACCTACAATTCGCGCTTCTACGAGGGCCGCTACATCCTCGGCCAGATCGCCGCCAAGACCTCGAAGAATCACGGCGCCGCCTACATAGCCTCCTTCCCGATTCCGGAAGTGGTGATGGGCATCAATTCCTTCGAGCAGGGCGCCAGGTCGGTCGATCCGAGCTTCAAGCTCAAGGTCATCTGGGTCAACACCTGGTTCGACCCCGGCAAGGAAGCCGATGCCGCCAAGGCGATGGTCGATCAGGGCGTCGACGTCTTGACGCAGCACACCGATACGACGGCGCCGATGCAGGTTGCAGAAGAGCGCGGCATCCATGCCTTCGGCCAGGCGTCCGACATGATCGCAGCCGGCCCGAAGGCGCAGCTGACGGCAATCGTCGATACCTGGGGCACCTACTACTCCAAGCGCGTACACGCGCTGCTCGACGGCACCTGGAAGTCCGAGCAGAGCTGGGATGGCCTGAAGGATGGCATCCTGAAGATGGCGCCCTACACCAACATGCCTGACGACGTGAAGAAGATGGCCGAGGAAACCGAAGCCAAGATCAAGTCGGGCGAGCTGCATCCCTTTACCGGCCCGATCAACAAGCAGGACGGAACGCCCTGGCTGAAAGCCGGCGAGAAGGCCGATGACGGTACGCTGCTCGGCATGAACTTCTACGTCGAAGGCGTCGACGACAAGCTGCCGGCGCAATAA
- the glmU gene encoding bifunctional UDP-N-acetylglucosamine diphosphorylase/glucosamine-1-phosphate N-acetyltransferase GlmU — protein sequence MERTCLAVILAAGDSTRMKSSKSKVLHPVAGRPMIAHVVEAVASAGISSVALVVGRDAGEVAKAASIDGVGIEAYLQQQRLGTGHAVLAAREAIAKGYDDILVTYGDVPLQTNGPLKAARQGLAEGSDVVVIGFHTDRPTGYGRLLVKDGELIAIREEKDASDAERAVTWCNSGLMAINGRKALDLLSRIGNANAKGEFYLTDLVEIARSLGGRVTAVDAPEIEMTGCNNRAELAVIERFWQERRRREMMLAGVTMIAPETVFLSYDTVIGQDALIEPNVVFGPGAVIDSGAVIHAFSHIEGAHVSEGATVGPFARLRPGADLAMGSKVGNFCEVKNGRIGVGAKVNHLTYIGDAVVGAGSNIGAGTITCNYDGVNKSETVIGENAFIGSNSSLVAPVTIGDGAYIASGSVITVDVPADALALGRARQEIKPGRATLLRQRALAIKAAKKAEA from the coding sequence ATGGAACGTACTTGTCTTGCCGTCATCCTTGCCGCCGGTGACAGCACGCGGATGAAATCCTCAAAATCGAAAGTGCTGCATCCGGTCGCCGGCCGTCCGATGATCGCCCATGTGGTCGAGGCGGTCGCCTCTGCCGGCATCTCCTCCGTCGCCCTCGTCGTCGGCCGCGATGCCGGGGAGGTGGCAAAGGCTGCAAGCATCGACGGCGTCGGCATCGAAGCCTATCTGCAGCAGCAGCGCCTCGGCACCGGCCATGCGGTGCTGGCGGCGCGCGAGGCGATCGCCAAGGGCTATGACGATATCCTCGTCACCTATGGCGACGTGCCGCTGCAGACCAACGGACCGCTCAAGGCCGCCCGTCAGGGACTCGCCGAAGGCAGCGATGTCGTCGTCATCGGTTTCCATACCGACCGGCCGACCGGCTATGGCCGCCTGCTCGTCAAGGACGGCGAACTCATTGCCATCCGCGAGGAAAAGGATGCGTCCGATGCGGAGCGCGCAGTCACCTGGTGCAACAGCGGACTGATGGCGATCAACGGCCGCAAGGCGCTCGATCTGCTCTCGCGCATCGGCAATGCCAATGCCAAGGGCGAATTCTATCTCACCGATCTCGTCGAGATCGCCCGTTCGCTCGGCGGCCGCGTCACTGCCGTCGACGCGCCTGAAATCGAGATGACCGGCTGCAACAACCGTGCCGAACTCGCTGTCATCGAACGCTTCTGGCAGGAGCGTCGCCGCCGTGAGATGATGCTGGCGGGGGTCACCATGATCGCGCCGGAAACGGTATTCCTCTCCTACGACACCGTCATCGGCCAGGATGCGCTCATCGAGCCGAACGTCGTCTTCGGCCCCGGCGCGGTGATCGACAGCGGCGCCGTCATCCATGCCTTCTCGCATATCGAAGGCGCCCACGTCAGCGAAGGCGCGACCGTCGGCCCCTTTGCGCGGTTGCGGCCGGGTGCCGATCTCGCCATGGGTTCGAAGGTCGGGAATTTCTGCGAGGTCAAGAACGGCCGGATCGGCGTGGGCGCAAAGGTCAACCATCTCACCTATATCGGCGATGCGGTCGTCGGTGCCGGCAGCAATATCGGCGCCGGCACGATCACCTGCAACTATGACGGGGTCAACAAGAGCGAAACGGTGATCGGCGAAAACGCCTTCATCGGCTCCAACTCCTCGCTGGTCGCGCCGGTGACGATCGGCGACGGCGCGTATATCGCCTCCGGCAGCGTCATCACAGTCGACGTGCCGGCCGATGCGCTGGCGCTGGGACGCGCCCGTCAGGAAATCAAGCCCGGCCGCGCGACGTTGTTGCGCCAGCGCGCTCTGGCCATCAAGGCGGCGAAAAAGGCCGAGGCTTGA